GGCGAGCCAAATGAATATCTGCAGCAGCACGTGGAAATGAAATTGCCACATAATCTGCTTCTAACGCTACTGCCGTTTTAATATCTGCTTTATCTTTTTCAGTTAATGCTTCAGCACTTAAACCACCACCTTGTTTATTGATGCCTTTATTATTGGATAAAATACCGCCCGCTAGGACTACACAATAAATTTTACTGCCCTGAACCCGATCAACTTGCATGGTGATACGACCGTCATCCAGCAGCAATATTGTGCCTTCATCAACCTCTTTTGGCAGTGCTTTATAATCCAATCCAACATGGTCTTGATCGCCCATGACACAATTAGCATCTAATATAAAAATATCACCAGATTTTAAGGTAATATGGCCCGCTAAAAACTGACCGATTCGAATTTTTGGCCCTTGCAAATCACACAACACGCCAATCGGTCGATTCAACTTAAGCGCGATACTGCGGACTATATTTGCTCTAGCGATATGCTCCTCAGCTGTACCATGAGAGAAATTTAATCGTACAACATTGACGCCGGCAGTAATCAGACGCGCCAGCATCTCCTCACTGGTGGAAGAGGGTCCTAATGTTGCCACTATTTTGGTTCTGCGTATCGTCAAAAGTAACTCTCATTGAAATGAATGTAGATTAATTATAACGTCTCAGCTAAAACCAGCTCTTCAAGACGCATATATTCCATGACTGACTTATATTTAAACATATGCTGCATTAGTCGAATTAAATTACACGTATAGCCATATTCATTATCATACCAAGCCACTACTTTAACAAAAGTCCGATCCAACATAATGCCAGCGCCTGCATCAAATATACTAGCGGCTGGATCACCTCGAAAATCAGTGGAGACTACACTGTCTTCGGTATAGGCCAATACATTTTTTAATCGTCCAAGAGCAGCGGCACGCATTGCTGCGCAAATTGCTTCATAGCTTGTTTCTTGATTCAACTCGACGGTAAGATCAACGACCGATACGTCGGCGCTAGGTACACGCATCGCCATGCCTGTTAGCTTTTTATTCAAGACTGGTATTACTTTACCTACTGCTTTTGCAGCGCCAGTGCTAGATGGAATAATATTATCGAATACGCTTCGCCCACCACGCCAATCTTTTTTTGACACGCCATCGACAGTTTGTTGCGAAGCAGTCGCCGCATGAATGGTGGTCATTAAGCCGCGTTTAATACCAAATGCATCGTTGAGCACTTTTGCGATTGGTGCTAATGCATTGGTTGTGCAAGATGCTGCTGAAACAATTGTTTCGCCTTGATAATCTAGATGATTCACGCCAAAAACAAACATGGGCGTATCATCTTTGCCTGGTGCAGACTGCACCACCTTTTTAGCACCGCTATCAATATGCGCTTGGCAACTTTCTTGCGTTAAAAAGACCCCAGTACATTCTGCTACCACATCAACTTTTGATGCGGCCCAATCAATATTCATTGGATCTTTTTCTGATGAAATCAATATTCTTCTTCCATCAACCACTAAATAATTGCCCTCTATTTTTGCATCAAAGCGAAGCCGCCCATGAACGGAGTCATATTTCAGCATGTATAACATATAGTCCGGCTCTTCTAATCCATTGATCGCAACCACCTGCACATCGGCAAATAGTGGCTCATTCAGTGTTGCACGTAAGAACATACGCCCAATTCGACCAAAACCATTGATACCTACCCGTATAGCCATTTCATTCTCCTGAACATTAGCAATTAGCTATAAGTAAGCAATTTTAGTGCTAGATATGAGCACAGC
This region of Methylophilaceae bacterium genomic DNA includes:
- the gap gene encoding type I glyceraldehyde-3-phosphate dehydrogenase translates to MAIRVGINGFGRIGRMFLRATLNEPLFADVQVVAINGLEEPDYMLYMLKYDSVHGRLRFDAKIEGNYLVVDGRRILISSEKDPMNIDWAASKVDVVAECTGVFLTQESCQAHIDSGAKKVVQSAPGKDDTPMFVFGVNHLDYQGETIVSAASCTTNALAPIAKVLNDAFGIKRGLMTTIHAATASQQTVDGVSKKDWRGGRSVFDNIIPSSTGAAKAVGKVIPVLNKKLTGMAMRVPSADVSVVDLTVELNQETSYEAICAAMRAAALGRLKNVLAYTEDSVVSTDFRGDPAASIFDAGAGIMLDRTFVKVVAWYDNEYGYTCNLIRLMQHMFKYKSVMEYMRLEELVLAETL